Proteins found in one Mustela lutreola isolate mMusLut2 chromosome 12, mMusLut2.pri, whole genome shotgun sequence genomic segment:
- the LOC131812882 gene encoding LOW QUALITY PROTEIN: olfactory receptor 1L3-like (The sequence of the model RefSeq protein was modified relative to this genomic sequence to represent the inferred CDS: inserted 1 base in 1 codon; deleted 1 base in 1 codon) — protein sequence MERVNQTSSVSEFILLGLSSWPEDQKPLFALFFFLYVVTLVGNLLIILAIHSDTQLQTPMYFFLIILSFTDVCYTTIVPKMLVNFLSEKKSISDAECMXQMYFFSAFANTESYLLAAMAIDHFVAICDPFHYVTIVSHRCCVLLLVFSCSISDLHSLLLVLLINHLTFCNSNVIPHFLCDINPLLKLSCSSTFITEVVINTEGLVILVTPFICVIISYFRILIAVLKIPSVAGKHKAFSTCGSHLTMVTLFYGSIIYVYFRPLSSYTIKDRVATVLYMVLSSMLKPFIYSLRNKDMKWGMRKLMGRRRSQAASS from the exons ATGGAGAGAGTCAACCAAACCAGTAGTGTCTCTGAGTTCATCCTCCTGGGACTGTCCTCTTGGCCAGAGGACCAGAAGCCACTTTTTGCCCTGTTCTTCTTCTTGTATGTGGTCACACTGGTGGGAAACCTGCTCATCATTCTGGCCATTCACTCTGACACTCAGCTCCAGACACCTATGTATTTTTTCCTCATCATCTTATCCTTCACTGATGTTTGCTACACAACCATTGTTCCCAAGATGCTAGTGAACTTCCTGTCAGAGAAGAAGTCCATCTCCGATGCTGAGTGTA ACCAGATGTATTTCTTCTCAGCTTTTGCCAACACAGAAAGTTACCTCCTGGCAGCCATGGCCATTGACCATTTTGTGGCCATATGTGATCCCTTCCACTATGTCACCATCGTGAGCCACCGCTGCTGTGTCCTGCTGCTGGTCTTCTCCTGCTCCATCTCTGACCTCCATTCCCTCTTACTAGTTCTCCTGATAAATCATCTCACCTTCTGCAACTCCAATGTTATCCCCCACTTCCTCTGTGACATCAACCCTCTGCTGAAATTGTCCTGTTCCTCCACATTCATCACTGAAGTTGTAATTAACACAGAAGGATTAGTAATCCTGGTGACC CCCTTTATATGTGTTATCATCTCTTACTTCCGGATCCTCATTGCTGTTCTTAAGATCCCCTCAGTTGCTGGGAAGCATAAAGCTTTCTCTACCTGTGGCTCCCACCTCACCATGGTGACCCTCTTTTATGGAagtattatttatgtttatttccgACCCCTGTCCAGCTACACCATCAAGGACAGGGTGGCTACGGTCCTTTACATGGTTCTGTCCTCCATGCTGAAGCCTTTTATCTACAGCCTGAGGAACAAAGACATGAAGTGGGGCATGAGGAAGCTGATGGGCAGGAGGAGGTCCCAGGCAGCATCTTCCTGA